One genomic region from Curtobacterium sp. 9128 encodes:
- the rhaI gene encoding L-rhamnose isomerase — protein MTSASFSSIGDQLARQAIELPSWAFGNSGTRFKVFSTPGTPRDPYEKIADAAQVNKYTGLAPTVALHIPWDLVDDFADLRRHAEEHGVRLGTVNSNTFQDDDYKFGALTHVDETIRQKAIDHHLRCIDVMDATGSRDLKIWLAEGSNYPGQEDMRSRQDRLHDSLSTIYDRLGDDQRLVLEYKFFEPSFYHTDVPDWGTSYVQTSALGDKAMVCLDTGHHAPGTNIEFIVMQLLRLGKLGSFDFNSRFYADDDLIVGAADPFQLFRILVEVIRGGGYDNPDVAFMLDQCHNIEDKIPGQIRSVLNVQEMTARALLLDRVALTAAQEAHDVLGANEIFMDAYQTDVRKDLAAWRESRGLPADPMRAYLDSGYQRSIAEDRVGGVQAGWGA, from the coding sequence ATGACATCAGCAAGCTTCAGTTCGATCGGCGACCAGCTGGCACGGCAGGCGATCGAGCTCCCGTCCTGGGCGTTCGGCAACTCCGGCACGCGTTTCAAGGTGTTCAGCACGCCAGGAACGCCCCGAGACCCGTACGAGAAGATCGCCGACGCGGCCCAGGTCAACAAGTACACGGGGCTGGCCCCCACGGTGGCGCTCCACATCCCGTGGGACCTCGTCGACGACTTCGCCGACCTCCGCCGCCACGCCGAGGAGCACGGCGTCCGCCTGGGCACCGTGAACTCGAACACGTTCCAGGACGACGACTACAAGTTCGGCGCCCTGACCCACGTCGACGAGACGATCCGGCAGAAGGCGATCGACCACCACCTGCGCTGCATCGACGTCATGGACGCCACGGGCAGCCGCGACCTGAAGATCTGGCTCGCCGAGGGTTCGAACTACCCGGGGCAGGAGGACATGCGCTCCCGCCAGGACCGCCTCCACGACAGCCTGTCGACGATCTACGACCGGCTCGGGGACGACCAGCGCCTGGTCCTGGAGTACAAGTTCTTCGAGCCGTCGTTCTACCACACGGACGTCCCCGACTGGGGCACCAGCTACGTGCAGACGAGCGCCCTCGGCGACAAGGCGATGGTCTGCCTCGACACCGGCCACCACGCACCTGGTACGAACATCGAGTTCATCGTCATGCAGCTGCTGCGCCTCGGCAAACTGGGGAGCTTCGACTTCAACTCGCGCTTCTACGCCGACGACGACCTCATCGTGGGCGCAGCCGACCCGTTCCAGCTGTTCCGCATCCTGGTCGAGGTCATCCGCGGCGGCGGCTACGACAACCCCGACGTCGCGTTCATGCTCGACCAGTGCCACAACATCGAGGACAAGATCCCCGGGCAGATCCGCTCGGTGCTGAACGTCCAGGAGATGACGGCCCGCGCGCTGCTCCTGGACCGCGTGGCGCTGACGGCGGCGCAGGAAGCGCACGACGTCCTGGGCGCGAACGAGATCTTCATGGACGCGTACCAGACCGACGTCCGGAAGGACCTCGCGGCCTGGCGCGAATCGCGCGGCCTCCCGGCCGACCCGATGCGCGCGTACCTGGACTCCGGGTACCAGCGCTCGATCGCCGAGGACCGCGTGGGCGGCGTCCAAGCCGGCTGGGGCGCGTAG
- a CDS encoding bifunctional aldolase/short-chain dehydrogenase — MTINDLEDRVDPATQTTAGQVVADLIARSNALGSDPRITNYAGGNTSAKGAATDPVTGEPVELLWVKGSGGDLGTLTPAGLAVLRVDRVRALAQVYPGVDREDEVVAAFDYCLHGKGGAAPSIDTAMHALVDAPHVDHLHPDAGIAIATAADGPALTERVFGGKVVWVPWRRPGFQLGLDIAAIKRDHPEAIGTILGGHGITAWGTTSDEAEANSRWIIDTAEQYIAANGKPDPFGPVRAGFEALPSDERRARAAALAPTIRGIAGHDKPVVGHVTDSDVVLDFLASEKAPGLAALGTSCPDHFLRTKVQPLVLDLPATATVEEQIARLHELHTSYREDYQAYYDRHATPESPAIRGADPLIVLVPGVGMFSYGKDAQTARVAGEFYVNAINVMRGAEALSTYAPIDEAEKFRIEYWALEEAKLQRMPAPKKLATRIALVTGAASGIGKAIAKRLASEGAAVVIADLDETKAQEAAAEIGDTDRAIGVAANVTSAEDIARAVQETLLHFGGLDLVVNNAGLSLSKSLLETTEQDWDLQHDVMAKGSFLVSKAAAKVLIEQGLGGDIVYISSKNSVFAGPNNIAYSATKADQAHQVRLLAAELGEHGVRVNGINPDGVVRGSGIFASGWGANRAKTYGIEEQDLGKFYAQRTILKREVVPENVANAVYAICTDDFSHTTGLHVPVDAGVAAAFLR; from the coding sequence ATGACGATCAACGACCTGGAGGACCGGGTGGACCCCGCAACGCAGACGACCGCTGGACAGGTGGTCGCCGACCTCATCGCACGTTCCAACGCGCTCGGCTCGGACCCGCGGATCACGAACTACGCCGGGGGGAACACCTCGGCGAAGGGCGCCGCGACCGATCCGGTGACCGGCGAACCCGTGGAACTGCTCTGGGTGAAGGGATCCGGGGGCGACCTCGGCACCCTGACACCGGCCGGGCTCGCCGTGCTGCGGGTCGACCGGGTCCGGGCGTTGGCGCAGGTCTACCCGGGCGTCGATCGCGAGGACGAGGTGGTCGCCGCGTTCGACTACTGCCTGCACGGCAAGGGCGGAGCAGCTCCGAGCATCGACACGGCCATGCACGCCCTCGTCGACGCCCCGCACGTGGACCACCTGCACCCGGACGCCGGCATCGCCATCGCGACGGCGGCGGACGGCCCGGCCCTGACGGAGCGGGTCTTCGGCGGGAAGGTCGTGTGGGTGCCGTGGCGCCGACCCGGGTTCCAGCTCGGCCTCGACATCGCCGCGATCAAGCGGGACCACCCCGAGGCGATCGGCACGATCCTCGGCGGGCACGGCATCACCGCCTGGGGGACCACCAGCGACGAGGCCGAGGCGAACTCCCGCTGGATCATCGACACCGCCGAGCAGTACATCGCTGCGAACGGCAAGCCCGACCCGTTCGGCCCCGTCCGCGCGGGCTTCGAGGCGCTCCCCTCCGACGAACGACGAGCCCGCGCCGCCGCCCTCGCCCCGACGATCCGTGGGATCGCGGGGCACGACAAGCCGGTCGTGGGGCACGTCACCGACAGCGACGTGGTGCTCGACTTCCTCGCGAGCGAGAAGGCGCCGGGACTCGCGGCGCTCGGCACCAGCTGCCCGGACCACTTCCTCCGCACCAAGGTGCAGCCGCTCGTCCTCGACCTGCCGGCGACGGCCACCGTCGAGGAGCAGATCGCACGCCTGCACGAGCTGCACACGTCCTACCGCGAGGACTACCAGGCGTACTACGACCGGCACGCGACGCCCGAGTCCCCCGCGATCCGCGGCGCCGACCCGCTCATCGTGCTCGTCCCCGGTGTCGGCATGTTCTCGTACGGCAAGGACGCCCAGACCGCCCGCGTCGCCGGGGAGTTCTACGTCAACGCGATCAACGTCATGCGCGGGGCCGAAGCACTCTCCACCTACGCCCCGATCGACGAGGCCGAGAAGTTCCGCATCGAGTACTGGGCCCTCGAAGAAGCCAAGCTCCAGCGGATGCCGGCGCCGAAGAAGCTCGCGACCCGCATCGCCCTCGTCACCGGGGCCGCGTCCGGCATCGGCAAGGCGATCGCGAAGCGCTTGGCATCGGAGGGCGCCGCGGTCGTCATCGCCGACCTCGACGAGACGAAGGCGCAGGAGGCCGCCGCCGAGATCGGGGACACCGACCGGGCGATCGGCGTCGCGGCGAACGTGACCTCCGCCGAGGACATCGCGCGCGCCGTCCAGGAGACCCTCCTGCACTTCGGCGGCCTCGACCTCGTCGTCAACAACGCGGGGCTGAGCCTGAGCAAGTCGCTGCTCGAGACCACCGAGCAGGACTGGGACCTGCAGCACGACGTCATGGCGAAGGGCTCGTTCCTGGTGTCGAAGGCCGCGGCGAAGGTCCTCATCGAGCAGGGCCTCGGCGGCGACATCGTGTACATCTCGAGCAAGAACTCGGTGTTCGCCGGCCCGAACAACATCGCCTACTCCGCCACGAAGGCCGACCAGGCCCACCAGGTGCGACTGCTGGCGGCCGAGCTCGGCGAACACGGTGTCCGGGTGAACGGCATCAACCCGGACGGCGTCGTCCGCGGCTCGGGCATCTTCGCGTCCGGCTGGGGTGCGAACCGCGCGAAGACGTACGGCATCGAGGAGCAGGACCTCGGGAAGTTCTACGCCCAGCGCACGATCTTGAAGCGCGAGGTCGTGCCGGAGAACGTGGCGAACGCCGTCTACGCCATCTGCACCGACGACTTCTCGCACACCACGGGCCTGCACGTGCCGGT